The genomic segment CGCCGGCCGTGACCGTTGCCGCGCCGGCACACAGCGTGCGCGCACCGCAAGCCGCATTGGGAGCTGGCGTGACGTCGCAACGAGGCGCAGACGAGCCGACGCGACAGCTACGGCAATGCGCCCCGCGGTGCCACGGACGCGTCTTCACGATGCGTCGCTGCGCCGGGTTCCCGAGCGGGAGCCAATGTCGGCTCGGGCGGCCGTCGGAGTGCAATGGCCGGGCGTGGTGCCCGCCCGAGCGCTGTCAGCCTGCCACCTTCGACTTCAGCTGACCGAGCAATGCCGATGAGCACGTGATCCAACGACCGCCCGTATGGGCCGGCGGGGGCCGCGCCGGGCGCACTATCCCAGCGACGTTCAGGCTTTGGCCACCACAGCCGAGAGCTCCCATGGAAGGCCAGGACATCCAGCGCCGACCGGGTGGCAGGCAGGCAAGGCGCGTCGTATCAGGTGGAGCGGAGCAGGACGCAGCAGCCGCCGGCGCCTGGTTGAAACTCGACCGCTACGTCGTTGACGCCCACGCCTTGCAGGAGGCCGTCGACCAGAGCGACGTTGGCGGTGCAGATCGTGTTGGGATAGGCCCGGGCGAGCGCGGCGAAGGGGCAGTTGCCGAACACCGTCGCCTCTTGTTGTTGTCGCGGCTCGTAGCCGAACCGCTTCAAGAACGCCCTCCATGCCCGCCGTCGGTCTGATCGTCGGGGCGCCTGCCCCGCAAGCCGGTGACCGGCCTGGCGGGCCGCGTCTCTGACCGCTGCGTCGGCCTGTCCGCTGGCAGCGGCCGCATGGATGGCCTCGGCCAGGATGGCACCCACCAGCTCGTAGCGGCGGGGGGGGACCGACACCTCCAGTGGGACGTCGCTGGGGCGGTACCACTTGGCGGGACGCCCGGCGCCAGGACCGCCGCGGCCTGGGAGGCGGGCGTAGAAGGTGTCCAGCAGCCCGGCCTCGGCCAGGGTGTCGAGATGAAACGCGGCCAGGCTGACCGAGATGCCCACCTGCTCGGCCACCTGCGCACGAGTGGCCGGCGGCTGCTGGCGCACCGCCTGGTAGGCCGCTCGGCGGGTGGGCTCATCCAGGGTGCACAGGCGAGCCAGCGCGGCTGGCAGGTTTTCCTCGGTCACGGTGTTTGTCTTCTACCTATAATGGGCACTAGCGAAACGCTTGGGAGGAGGACCCATGGTCACACCTACCCCCACCGACCTGCACCACCACGCCAAGCGGCCCGTGACGGTGGCGGCGGGACCCTACGGTCACCCGTTCCATCCGATCTTCGTCACCGTGCCGATCGGCGCGTGGGTCGCAAGCCTGGTGTTCGACCTGGCTTCTTTCTGGGCGGAGGACCCACAGGTGTTCACCACGGGAGCATTGTGGCTCATCGCTGTGGGGATCATCGGCGCCGTTGTCGCCGCGTTGTTCGGGCTGCTGGATCTGGTGGCCATCCCCCGGGGCACCAAGGCCTTTCGTACCGGGCTGATCCACATGGGCCTGAACTTGACCGTTGTGGTGCTGTTCGCGGCCGGCTTCTTCCTGCGGATGGGCGTCTTCGACCAGGCACCGGTTGCCCCCGTGCCGCTGGCCGTGTCGGCGGGGGCGCTGCTGCTGTTGATGGTGTCCGGATGGCTGGGCGGCAAGCTGGCCTACACCTACGGGGTACGCGTCGCCGACGAACAAGAGCAGACCAGCGGCTACACCGCCTAATGGGGTTGCGGGACGACAAGGAGGCGTGGATGCCCGACCAAGGGGACACGAGCAAGGGCTGGTGCCGCGACGGGCGTACCTGGACCGAGCCCGCCCACGAGGACGGGGCAGTGCTGCCAGCCTGAGCACTGTTACAACAGCTACCCGACGACGCCAAGGCCAAGGCCCAGCAACGGCTGCAGGCCCAGTAGGAGAAGCACGGTGGCCCGCATCGAACGCAGCATCGACATCGACGCACCGCCGGAGAAGGTTTTCGGCGAGCTGGCGCACTGGGGGAGGTTGACCCAATGGTCCACCATCACCGCGGACCACGACGGCCCCGAACGCTGCACCGGGGTCGGTGAGGAGTTCGACCAGCACCTCCGTTTGGCCGGGATCAACGTGCAGACGCATTGGCGGGTCACCGAGTACGAGCCCCCCCGCATGCTCGCCTACGAAGCGACCGGTCCCGGGGACAGCTGGCTGCGGATGCGCCAGGAGGTGGTGGCGGTGGACGCCGGCAGCCGGGTGCAGCTGCAGGTCGACTACGAGCTGCCCGCAGGGGTCCTCGGGGAGGCGGTGGACCGGATGTACGTCGAACGCCGCAACCAGCGGGAAGCCGAGCACTCGCTGGAAAACCTCAAGGAGCTGATCGAGGCCGGCGCGGGCTGAAAGCAGAATGGCTGCTATGCGGGTGCGGTCGGGTCATCGGGGGAGCACCGTGGAGGACCGCCTGTGATGAACGCGTCCGTATCGACGATTGCCTGCTCGTTCCCCCCGTCCGTTACCCAGCGCGTCCTGTGGCAGGAATTCTTCCACCACCATTTCGGCGGAGATCGACGGGCGCAGCGGATCTGGACCCGCTGCGGGGTGGAGCGCCGCCACGGCGCCGTGGACCCGCGGGTGGAGGACCTGCGGCAGGCCGGAACCGCACGGCGGATGCGCCGGTTCGTCGATGAGGCACTGCCGTTGGGCAAGCAGGCGGTGACGGCCTGTCTTGACCAGGCGGGTCTGTGCCCCGAGCAGGTCGAGCACTTTACGGTCGTGACCTGCACGGGCTACGCCAGCCCTGGGCTGGACACCCAGCTGGCCCGGGATCTTGGCATGAGCCCGCGGGTGGAACGACTGCAGATCGGCCACATGGGCTGCTACGCGGCCCTTCCCGCGCTGGCGGGGATCGCCGACAGCGTGCGAGCCCGTGGCATCACAGCGGTCCTGCTGTGCCTGGAGCTGACCAGCGTGCACGTCCAGCCGCCCAGCGCCGAGATCGACCAGATGGTCGCACACGCGCTGTTCTCCGACGCAGCCGCCGCCGTGGTGGTCCAGCCCGACGCCGCGGGGCTGACAATCGTCGACGTCGCCGCTCGTACCGACTTCTCCCGCGCCCACCTGATGACCTGGGACGTCACCGACCTGGGGTTTCGCATGGGACTGTCGCCCGACATCCCCGACGTCCTGGCACGCCACGTCCGCACCACCGTCCCCGAGCTGCTCACCCGCCATGGGCTGTCGGTGGCTGACGTCGCGGGCTGGGCAATCCATCCCGCGGGCCCCGTATCGTCGATGTCGTGCAAAACCAGCTCGGGCTGGAAGCCGGTCAAACGCAGGCCTCCCAGGCGGTGCTGCGCGAGCATGGGAACTGCTCCTCCGCCACCGTCCTGGTTGTGCTGCAGCGTCTCACCGCCGAGGTGCCGATCGGCGGATACGTCGTGGCGCTGGCGTTCGGGCCCGGACTGACCCTCTACGCGACGCTGCTGCGCCGCACCGCCACCGCTCCCTAAGACCGTGCGCGTGGCCCGCGACGGGGAAACCAGCCCGGTCATCGTCGCGCTCGAGCATGGCAGCGAGCTCGAAGCCGACGAGCTCCTCGTGGCGACCGGGCGCCGGCCCAACACCGCCGACCTCGGGCTTCACAGTGTGGGGGCTTGACGCGGGCGGCTCCCTCGAGGTGGACGACCGCCTGCGTGCGAAGGGCGTGGGCGGGGACTCAACGAGGTGTGGCTTCGGCTGCTGGAGGAGAACCGTGGCCTGTAGGACGGGGGGAATGCGATAGAAGTTCAGTGGGTTTCTACATTGAGTTCGACTCCTCGGAGGGAGGCACGGTGAGAAGGCTGCTCGCACAGATGCGGGACATGCTGGAGTGCAGGCGGGTCAAGCCGCTCCTGCAGCCGTTCTTGGACGGCGAACTCGGCGAGGAGGAGGCCGTGCTCGTCTCCAGGCACGTGGACGCCTGCCGACGTTGCGGCCTGGCAGCCGAGACGTTTCGCGAGAAGGCCGGGCTCGCCCGGCTCGCCGAGGACTCCGACCGCGAGACCGTGCAGCGTCTCGAGCTCTTCGTGACCGAGCTCGACGACGAGGGTTGAGAGCACCCCTCCACGACATCCTGCCGGCCTGCACCGACGCAGGGTCGCCTTCCAGGTCGCGCTCCTCGCTCTTGTGTTCGCCCGGTGTGCTGCAGCGCCACGGCTACACCATCCTCCGGGCAAACCCCCCCATGCCGCCGAGGTCCGGGGACTGCCGTGCTATCCGGATCTCGCTTCCCTCCCCCTCTCGGTGGAGGTCGTGGAAATCTTCCGCCGCCCGGAGGCCCGCCGGCGCCCACGTCGACGAGGACCGCCAACGCGCACACGATGCCGGCCTGGAGGTCGTGGTGGACCGCTGTCCCGTGATAGAGCTGGGTCGGCGCACCAGCGAGCGGGCGTCGGCATGACCGGTCAGGCCGAAGGCACGCAGGCACGGTCATCCGGTGATTTCCACGCCGGCCCAGAAGGCGACGTGGCCGGCGATGCGGCGTGCCAGCGGCCAGGGTTTCGGGTAGTACCACGCGGCGTTGACGTCAGCGCGGTCGTCGACTGCCACCGTGAGGTAGCGGGCCCGGCCCTTCCGCCAGCACACGCTTCTGTCGGCCATCCTTCCCTCGCGGTGGAATGGATGTCGAGCGACCCGGGTTTCCCACACGCGATGACGGGCGATGCGACGATGCAGACCATGCGCGACCGTGGATTCCGCGAGCACGTGGTGCCCGAGCTCGACGTGCTGCTGCGCGTGGCTCGCCGGCTGACCGGCAGCCCGGACAGCGCCGAGGACCTCGTGCAGGAGACGCTCATCCGCGCCTACCGTGCGGTGGACCGCTTCGACGGCCGCCACCCCCGAGCGTGGCTGCTCACGATCCTGCGTAACACCTGGAAGAACATGAACCGCCGCGCGCGGCCTCTGTTCGCCGACGACCCCGACGAGGCCCTCAACCGTGCCCCTGCACGCGGCGCGGACGGCCGCACCGGCGCCGAGGAGCAGGTCGTCGACGCCGGCTTCGACCAGCGGCTCGCCCAGGCGCTGACCGACCTCGCGCTCATCCACCAAGAGGTCGTGGTCCTCGTCGACATGGACGGCTTGTCCTACCAGGAGACCGCCGACGTGCTCGGCGTGGCCTACCGTGCGCTCGTGGCCTCACTCGCCCGGCTGTCACCTCCGGTAGAGTCCGAACGGCTCGAGCGGTTACGCGCGTTCGCCGACGAGCTGGCCGGCGCCGCATGACCAGCCCACCGCAGGTCGGCCAGCCCGCACCTCGACTGGAGCTGCCCACGCTGACCGGTGAGCGGGTCGAACTCGCCGGGCTGCGGGGTCGCCTCGTGCTCGTGTCGTTCCTGCGCCATGCTGGGTGACTGATCTGCCGCAGCCACCTCGTGAAGGTGACCAGCAGGAAGGACCGCTTCGATGCAGCCGGAGCCACCGCGGTGTTCGTCAGCCATGACGAGCCGGACGCGGTCCGCGGTCTCATGCTGGCCGACGTGAACTGCCCCTTCCCGGTGGCCATCGACCGGGAAAAGACCGCCTACCGGGACTGGGGGCTCCGTAGTCTGCCCTTGCCGATGATCTGGCTGGATCCGAAGGTGTGGCGCCAATACGCGAAGCTGCTCAGCTCCGGCGAGCGGATGCGCTCCTCCGGCGGCGACCAGCGCCAGATGGGCGGAGACTTCGTCGTGGACCGGGACGGTGTCGTGGCGTATGCGCGTCCGCAGCGCCGCGACGACCGGCCACCGGTCGGTGAGCTGCTCAAGGTGATCGAGGCGCTGTGATGAGACGGACACTGCTTGCAGTGGTGGTGCTGGCGTTGCTCGCCGCTGCGTGCAGCCCGAACCCGGGCTCCAGCGCCGTCGAGCCAGGCGACTGGCCGGGCGTGCTCTCCGAGGCGGACGGGCAGACGGTGCGCTGGTGGCTGTTCGGCGGCGACGAGCGCGTGAACCGCTTCATCGACGACCATGTGGCGCCCGCCGCGGCCGACCTGGGCGTGACCGTGCAGAAGGTGCCGGTGGACAGCACCGTCGAGGCCGTCCGCCGTGTGCTCGCCGAGCTGGAGGCGGGACGGGATGACGGTGGCGTCGATCTCGTGTGGGTGAACGGGGAGAACTTCGCGCTGGGACGGGAAGCCGGTGCGTGGCTGACCGACTGGGCGACCCGCCTGCCCAACAGCGCGCTCGTGGACTGGTCGGACCCGGCCATCGCCACGGACTTCGGTGTGCCCGTGGACGGCGACGAGTCCCCTTGGGCGCGGGCGGCCTTCGTGTTCGCCCACGACCCTGGGCGGACCCCGGATCCTCCCCGCAGTTTCGTTGCGCTGCTGGACTACGCCCGCCAGCACCCCGGTCGGGTCACCTATCCCGCGCCGCCTGACTTCACCGGTGCGGCGTTCGTCCGCCAGGCCGTGACCGCCCTCGGCGAGCACGAAGCGTTCGCGCTGCTCGCCGAGCTGAAACCCCTGCAGTGGCGGGAGGGGGAGGCCTTCCCCGGGTCGGAGGCGGAACTCAGTCGGCTGTTCGCCGACGGGCAGGTGGACCTGGCGATGAGCTACGACCCGACATTCGTCGCCACCGCGGTCCATCAAGGCGCATTCGGCGAGTCCGTCCGGCCGTTCACGTTCACGGGGGGCACGCTGCAGAACACCAGCTACGTCGCCATCCCGCGCAACGCCGCGAACACCGCTGGTGCGCTCGTCGTCGCCGACCTGCTGCTGTCCCCGGAACTGCAGGCGATCATGAACGACCCGGCGGTGTGGGGTATGCCCACCGTGCTCGATCTCGACCGTCTCGACGCCGACCAGCGCGACGCGCTTGACGCGGTGGCTGGCCCGCATGTCCCGGCTGACCTCGGTGACCCCATCGCCGAGCTGCCCGTCGACCGAGTCGAGCCCATCAACCGCCGCTGGCGCCAGGAGGTGGCCCGGTGAGCCGGTCAGCGGGATTGCAGTGTCGAGCGGTCACGGTTCGTGCAGGCGGCCAGACCGTCCTCGACGCCGTCGACCTCGGCGTACCGGCCGGCCGGCTGACGGTCCTCGTCGGCCCGTCGGGCGCCGGCAAGACCACGTTGCTGCGCGCCGTCGCCGGCCTCGCACCGCTGGCCGGCGGGTCGGTCACCGTCGGTGGACGAGACCTCGCCGGGATCCCCACCCACCGCCGCGGGGTCACCGTGCTTTTCCAGGAGCCGCGCCTGTTCGACAACCTCGACGTCGCCGGCAACGTCGCGTTCGCGCTGCGAGTCGCCGGCGTGCCGCGGCG from the Egibacteraceae bacterium genome contains:
- a CDS encoding helix-turn-helix domain-containing protein — encoded protein: MTEENLPAALARLCTLDEPTRRAAYQAVRQQPPATRAQVAEQVGISVSLAAFHLDTLAEAGLLDTFYARLPGRGGPGAGRPAKWYRPSDVPLEVSVPPRRYELVGAILAEAIHAAAASGQADAAVRDAARQAGHRLAGQAPRRSDRRRAWRAFLKRFGYEPRQQQEATVFGNCPFAALARAYPNTICTANVALVDGLLQGVGVNDVAVEFQPGAGGCCVLLRST
- a CDS encoding DUF2231 domain-containing protein; the encoded protein is MVTPTPTDLHHHAKRPVTVAAGPYGHPFHPIFVTVPIGAWVASLVFDLASFWAEDPQVFTTGALWLIAVGIIGAVVAALFGLLDLVAIPRGTKAFRTGLIHMGLNLTVVVLFAAGFFLRMGVFDQAPVAPVPLAVSAGALLLLMVSGWLGGKLAYTYGVRVADEQEQTSGYTA
- a CDS encoding SRPBCC family protein, coding for MARIERSIDIDAPPEKVFGELAHWGRLTQWSTITADHDGPERCTGVGEEFDQHLRLAGINVQTHWRVTEYEPPRMLAYEATGPGDSWLRMRQEVVAVDAGSRVQLQVDYELPAGVLGEAVDRMYVERRNQREAEHSLENLKELIEAGAG
- a CDS encoding zf-HC2 domain-containing protein produces the protein MGFYIEFDSSEGGTVRRLLAQMRDMLECRRVKPLLQPFLDGELGEEEAVLVSRHVDACRRCGLAAETFREKAGLARLAEDSDRETVQRLELFVTELDDEG
- a CDS encoding DUF427 domain-containing protein, with translation MLAESTVAHGLHRRIARHRVWETRVARHPFHREGRMADRSVCWRKGRARYLTVAVDDRADVNAAWYYPKPWPLARRIAGHVAFWAGVEITG
- a CDS encoding RNA polymerase sigma factor, yielding MRDRGFREHVVPELDVLLRVARRLTGSPDSAEDLVQETLIRAYRAVDRFDGRHPRAWLLTILRNTWKNMNRRARPLFADDPDEALNRAPARGADGRTGAEEQVVDAGFDQRLAQALTDLALIHQEVVVLVDMDGLSYQETADVLGVAYRALVASLARLSPPVESERLERLRAFADELAGAA
- a CDS encoding AhpC/TSA family protein; translated protein: MCRSHLVKVTSRKDRFDAAGATAVFVSHDEPDAVRGLMLADVNCPFPVAIDREKTAYRDWGLRSLPLPMIWLDPKVWRQYAKLLSSGERMRSSGGDQRQMGGDFVVDRDGVVAYARPQRRDDRPPVGELLKVIEAL
- a CDS encoding ABC transporter substrate-binding protein, giving the protein MRRTLLAVVVLALLAAACSPNPGSSAVEPGDWPGVLSEADGQTVRWWLFGGDERVNRFIDDHVAPAAADLGVTVQKVPVDSTVEAVRRVLAELEAGRDDGGVDLVWVNGENFALGREAGAWLTDWATRLPNSALVDWSDPAIATDFGVPVDGDESPWARAAFVFAHDPGRTPDPPRSFVALLDYARQHPGRVTYPAPPDFTGAAFVRQAVTALGEHEAFALLAELKPLQWREGEAFPGSEAELSRLFADGQVDLAMSYDPTFVATAVHQGAFGESVRPFTFTGGTLQNTSYVAIPRNAANTAGALVVADLLLSPELQAIMNDPAVWGMPTVLDLDRLDADQRDALDAVAGPHVPADLGDPIAELPVDRVEPINRRWRQEVAR